In the Desulfobacterales bacterium genome, CGGATGCCGTTGTCCGGTTTAAGGCCCCGCTGGCCGGCACAACCGTACTTTCAGACGTGATTAAGGGAAACATTGTATTTCAAAACGCTGAAATGGACGATTTTATCATTGCCCGCAGCGACGGCACCCCGACTTATAATTTTTGCGTGGTAGTCGACGACCTGACCATGGGAATCAACACGGTTATCCGCGGAGACGACCACGTGATGAACACGCCCAAACAGATTCAGCTTTACAACGCCCTGGAGGGCCCGCTGCCGACCTTCGGCCATGTTCCGATGGTATTGGGAAACGATAGGAGCCGTTTGAGCAAGCGCCATGGCGCCATGTCCGTGACGGCCTACCGGGATATGGGATATCTCCCGGACGCATTCATCAATTACCTTGTCCGCCTGGGATGGTCTTTTGGAGATCAGGAGTTTTTTACCCGGGAAGAGTTGATTGAAAAATTTACCCTTGAAAACATCGGCCGCTCTGCCGGCGTATTTGATTTGGAAAAGCTGCAGGCCCTGAATGCCGACCACATCAAGGCAACGCCGCCGGAAATACTGGTTGGGCACCTGACGCCGTTTTTAACAGCCAGGGGGTATACCCTGACCGAAGGCGCCTTTATTGAAGGTGTCATCAACACCCTGCGGGAGAGGAGCAAAACCCTCCTGGATATGGCTGAAGACGCACGATTCTATTTCAGTGATGATGTCGCTTATGAAGAAACGGCCGCCCGCAAATTTCTAAATCCCTCTGCCCGGGAGCCTTTGAGCCTGTTGATCGACCGGCTGGCTGAGCTTGAACGATTTGATGAAAAAGCGCTTGAAGGCGTATTTGTGGCCGTGATGGAGAGAACCGGCTTAAAGCTGGGCAAAATCGCCCAGCCGGTCCGGGTGGCGCTGACCGGTAAAACCGCCAGCCCCGGCATTTTCGAAATTATCGCGGTGCTGGGCAAGGAGCGGGTTGTTTCGCGTTTAAAAAAAGCCGTTCAATTTATTATGGGCCAGGAAAAACAGCTATAGATGAGATTCAGCATGTTATATACGCTCTTTTATCTTGACACCTCTTGCTCTTTTTTTTATGTAACGATCAACTTTATTTGATATTGAGGGATCGTCTAGCGGCAGGACGACGGGTTCTGGCCCCGTTAACCTAGGTTCGAATCCTAGTCCCTCAGCCACAACATAAAAGGGTTGCAGAGATCGATCTGCAACCCTTTTTTTATTAAGAAACGCGTCATCGCTTCAGCGTAACATTCAATCAGCGATTTGAACAGGCTTCGGTTTTAAATCTGGCTCTTGCCCTCGATATCTTTTTCAGATATAAAATTTTTCATCTATAATAAGGATGAGACCTGCCCTCCGGCTTTCCCCGATAGGCGGGTGTAACTTTTCATGCCAAATGGACAATAATTTATCTTTGAGGAATTATTAAATGAATACGGCAGATTCAACCCCGACACCCAATTTTATCCGCAGCATCATCGCTGAGGATATCAAGCTGAATAAAAACAACGGCCGGGTGGTTACCCGCTTCCCGCCGGAACCCAATGGCTACCTGCATATCGGCCATGCCAAATCCATCTGTCTGAACTTCGGACTTGCGGCTGAACATAACGGCCGGTGCCACCTGCGCTTTGACGATACCGATCCGAGCAAAGAGTCCATGGAATATGTCGATTCCATCCGGGCCGATGTCCGCTGGTTGGGATTTAGCTGGGGCGACAATCTCTTCTTTGCATCCGATTATTTTGAAAAGCTCTATCAATACGCTGTCGAGCTGATCCGGGCGGGCAAAGCCTACGTCGACAGTTTAAGCGCCGAAGAAATCAGGGAGTTTCGGGGAACCTTGACCGAGCCGGGCCGAAACAGCCCCCATCGGTCCCGCAGCGTGGCAGAAAACCTGGATTTATTTACACGTATGCGGGCCGGTGAATTTAAGGACGGCGCCCATGTATTGCGGGCAAAAATCGACATGGCCGCGCCCAATCTGCTGATGCGGGACCCGACCCTTTATCGCATCCGGCACACCCCGCATTACCGCACCGGCGACACCTGGTGCATCTACCCGATGTATGACTACACCCACTGCCTTTCGGATTCTATTGAAGGAATCACCCATTCCCTCTGCACACTGGAGTTTGAAAACAACCGCCCCCTGTATGACTGGGTGCTGGATGAACTGAAAGTCGACTGCCACCCCCGGCAGATTGAATTTGCGCGGCTGAACCTCAGCTACACCGTTTTGAGCAAGCGCAAGCTGGTGCAACTGGCGGAGGAGGGGCATGTCGACGGATGGGACGATCCCCGCATGCCGACCCTGTCCGGTCTGCGCCGGCGCGGTTACACACCCGAGTCCATCCGCAACTTCTGCGACCGCATCGGGGTCGCCAAGCGCGACAGCATGGTGGATGTGGCCCTCCTGGAGCACAGTGTCCGGGAAGATTTGAACAAACGGGCGCCGCGGGTCATGGCGGTCTTGCAGCCCCTTAAAGTCGTCATTGAAAATTATCCGGAAGATCAGGAGGAAATGCTTGAAGCCGTCAACAATCCCGAAGACGCCGGCATGGGCACACGCATGCTCCCATTTTCCCGTGTTCTGTATATCGAACAGGAGGATTTTCGCGAAGATCCGCCCAAAAAATACTTTCGACTCGCGCCCGGCCGGGAGGTGCGGCTGCGGTATGCCTATTTTATTACCTGCACCCGGGTGGTAAAAGACGAAAAAACCGGCCGGATTGTCGAACTGTATTGCACCTACGACCCCGCAACCAAAGGCGGCGATGCCCCCGATGGCCGCAAAGTCAAAGCCACCCTGCACTGGGTATCGGCTGCCCATGCGCACACTGCTGAAGTGCGCCTGTACGACCGGCTTTTTTTGAATGAAAATCCCACTGACAAAAAAGAGAGTCCGGATTTCAAAGCCTCGCTGAATCCGAACTCTCTTGAGGTGCTGACGGATTGCCGGGTTGAGCCCGGCCTGGCGGATGCCGCCCCGGGCAGCCGTTATCAGTTTGAACGCCTGGGGTACTTTTGCGTCGACCCCATAGACTCCGGCAACAACCGCCTGGTATTTAACCGGACCGTTTCCCTGCGCGACACCTGGGCCAAGATTGAGCAGCGACAGAAATGAATCTATGGCTCCCGAAAGTCGGCGTCGGATTAAACCAGGAGAGCCCGATCTGGGTATAAGTCGTTGGAAAATCCGAAACCCGAATATCGAAATGCGAAACAAATGATAATGTCAAATTCCCTAATAACAAAAACACGAACACCTTAAAGAGACTGGACACGTGCTTTGTTTGGGTCATTCGAATTTTGGTCATTAGATATTGTTTCGGATTTCGGATTTCGGATTTCGTGCTTAGAGCTTAGTGTCATTGCCGCATAGACTCCAACACCCAGCCACAACGGATAGTGCCTTCCTGCGGAAATAAAACTGTTTTCTAAAAAATCACCCCGGCATACCCGACGAAGCTGTCCCCGGGACTTTTATCATAGCTAGTAGCATAAGCGATGGTTTCAGCCGCTTTGGCGCCCAGCGTTTTTGCGGCCGCTATGGCCGCTCCCGCCGCCCCGGCACAGCAGGCGTTCTGGCTCTCCAGGGCCTCGCCGATAAGCCGCTCGGGATCCATGGCGAGCATGGCATCCAGGATGCGTTTATCATTTTCGTCCCGCACCCAATTCACCGCCGAAGCGCCCACCCCTTTGGGTGAAAATCCATAGTTCATACCATAATGGGTCAAATCGGTGGAACCCAGAATTTTCAGCTTCAGATCAAGCCCGGCGGCAATCTCAACAACCGCCCGGGCAACTTCCAGGGACTCTTTTACCGGCGGCACGCCCATGGGAACAATGGCTGCGTTTTCAAAAAAATACCTGATAAAGGGGAGTTGCAGTTCAATAGTGTTGTCCCTGCTGAAATGATCGGCTGTTTCAATCTTAAATTTAAAACGTTTGCTAAGTTCCCGGGCCAATTCGGTTGCAATCGGCAAATCACCAAAAGGCGTTTCCCAGGCCCCTTCGGTCATCATATAGCGGGGGGAGGCAGGATGAAGATGCATGCCAAAAACCACGATCACATCCGGCAGTGGTTCCTGTCTGAGGCGATGGATGACGTTGCAGGCAATACTTCCGGAAAAATACCAGCCGGCATGGGGGACAATACCCCCGACAAGTCTTTTATCATCAGCAACCGGTCCCTTGGCCTTGTTAATAAACGAGGCTATTTCACGCTCGCATGCATCCGCGCTGTCCGGATACCAGCTCCCGGCAAACATGGCTTTTCTAGCTTTCATGGCTCACACCTCCTCTGAATTACGGGTTGATGTTGAAAGCGCTTTAAAACTCGTGCTTTTCTGTGTTATGAATCGTCCATAATTTGCCATATGCCGGACCTCATGTCCAACACATTTTAACCCTGATTGATTGTAAACAAAATGAAAGGGTTTAAGATAATACTACAAGAGGATTAGGATGAATCAGCCCCATGCATTTTCGACAAATATCGATGTCCGCTTCAGAGACCTGGATGCTCTCGGCCATGTGAACAATGCTGTTTTTTTTACTTACTTTGAAGAAGGTCGCAAAAACTTCTTTCAAAAACATTTCACGCTTTCCGGCCCAACCGGGTTCGGCTTTATATTGGCCCACATCAGTTGCGATTATCTGAAACCGGTCCGAATGACGGACCGATTAAAACTGCATATATCCGTCGGCGGCATAAAAAATAAAAGTTTTACGTTTACCTACAAGCTGGCCGACCGCAAGGACGATTCCATTGTGTTTGCAACCGGAGAATCCATCCAGGTCTGCTACGACTACAGCTTAAACAAATCCGTCCCGGTTCCCCCTGATTTCAAAGAAAAACTGCTGGCCTTTCAGCAACGCTAAGCGGCCACGGCAAATATTTTAAGAAGGAAATTTAAGTTTTTATCATCCACTTTTCTTTTGCAACATAATGATTAACTTATTCCCAAATGCTAAGGAATGGAGAAAGGGGAGGTCATCATGTGGGAATACACCGATAAGGTCAAAGACCATTTTTTAAATCCGCGCAATGTGGGTGAGATTGAAAATCCAGACGGTGTGGGCGAGATCGGCTCTCTGGCCTGCGGGGATGCGTTGAAGTTGTATTTCAAGCTGGATGAAAATAAGCGCATTTCCGAGGCTAAATTTCAGACATTCGGCTGTGCCAGCGCCATCGCCTCTTCCTCGGCCCTGACCGAGATGGTCATAGGGCTTACATTGGAGGAAGCCGCCAAAATCACCAATGAAGATATCGCCACATACCTGGGGGGCCTGCCCAAGGAAAAAATGCACTGCTCGGTCATGGGTAGGGATGCATTGGAACAAGCCATTTCCGACTACCGCGGCCAGAAAACCGAGATAAAAGAAGGCCGGATCATCTGTGAATGCTTTGGCGTTACGGATCTTGAAATCGAACGGGCGGTCCGGGAAAACAATTTAAAAACCATCGAAGATGTCACCGCCTATGTGAAGGCCGGCGGCGGATGCGGAAATTGTCACGATAACATCCAGGAAATTATCGACGCCGTCCAGGGGAAAGCCCTTCCAAAAAAGCCCCAACCGGCCAGATTAACCAATATCCAGAAAATCAAATTGATCGAAGAAACGCTGGAGCGGGAAATAAGGCCGGCCCTGAAAAAAGACGGCGGCGATATCGAGTTGATAGATGTGAATGGCAATCATGTCCTGGTGAAACTCCGCGGAACCTGTGCCGCCTGCAAGGCCTCCCAGGTCACCCTCAAGCACTACGTTGAATCAAAGCTTAGAGAGCTCGTAACCCCTGAAATCGTTGTTGAGGAGGTATAGAAAGATGAAAACGGTCTATGTGGACAACAACGCCACCACCCGGGTCGCCCCCCAGGTACTGGAAGCCATGCTCCCTTTCTTTTCTGAAAACTACGGCAACCCTTCCAGCATGCACAGCTTCGGCGGTGATGTCGCCAAAAAAATAAAAGTTGCCCGCACGTCTGTGGCCGATCTGATCGGCGCTGCCCCCGAGGAAATTGTTTTTACAAGCTGCGGCACTGAAAGTGACAGCACCGCCATCAGGGCTGCCATCCACTCCAACCCCGAAAAGCGGCATATCATCACCACCCGCGTTGAACATCCCGCCGTTAAAAACCTGTGCGAGCACCTTGCCAAAAACGGCTACCGCCTGACCGTGGTTCCGGTGGATTGCGACGGACGCCTTGACACTGACGCTTTGGTTAAAAACCTTTCCGACGACACGGCTGTTGTCAGCGTCATGTGGGCCAACAACGAGTCCGGCGTTATCTTCCCCATCGAAGAAATTTCCCAGGCCGTCAAGGAAAGAAACATCGTCTTTCACACCGATGCCGTCCAGGCCGTCGGCAAAATCCCCATCAACGTCAACAGGACCGGCGTTGACATGCTGTCCCTGTCCGGCCACAAAGTCCATGCCCCCAAGGGAATCGGGGTGCTCTATGTGCGCAAGGGCACCAAGTTTTCACCTTTCCTCATCGGCGGCCACCAGGAAAGCGGCCGCCGGGGCGGAACGGAAAACGTCCCTGCCATCATCGGCCTGGGAAAGGCCAGTGAACTGGCCGCGGAACATATCGATGAAGAAAACACCC is a window encoding:
- the gltX gene encoding glutamate--tRNA ligase codes for the protein MDPIVTRFPPSPTGFLHVGGARTALFNWLYARHMKGKFVLRIEDTDTARSTQDSVEAIFSGLEWLGIDWDDGPYFQSKRLDIYQQYIQRLLDKEAAYYCTCSPQELEVMRQKGMAAGGKPKYDGTCREKGLLKTADAVVRFKAPLAGTTVLSDVIKGNIVFQNAEMDDFIIARSDGTPTYNFCVVVDDLTMGINTVIRGDDHVMNTPKQIQLYNALEGPLPTFGHVPMVLGNDRSRLSKRHGAMSVTAYRDMGYLPDAFINYLVRLGWSFGDQEFFTREELIEKFTLENIGRSAGVFDLEKLQALNADHIKATPPEILVGHLTPFLTARGYTLTEGAFIEGVINTLRERSKTLLDMAEDARFYFSDDVAYEETAARKFLNPSAREPLSLLIDRLAELERFDEKALEGVFVAVMERTGLKLGKIAQPVRVALTGKTASPGIFEIIAVLGKERVVSRLKKAVQFIMGQEKQL
- a CDS encoding glutamine--tRNA ligase/YqeY domain fusion protein; the encoded protein is MNTADSTPTPNFIRSIIAEDIKLNKNNGRVVTRFPPEPNGYLHIGHAKSICLNFGLAAEHNGRCHLRFDDTDPSKESMEYVDSIRADVRWLGFSWGDNLFFASDYFEKLYQYAVELIRAGKAYVDSLSAEEIREFRGTLTEPGRNSPHRSRSVAENLDLFTRMRAGEFKDGAHVLRAKIDMAAPNLLMRDPTLYRIRHTPHYRTGDTWCIYPMYDYTHCLSDSIEGITHSLCTLEFENNRPLYDWVLDELKVDCHPRQIEFARLNLSYTVLSKRKLVQLAEEGHVDGWDDPRMPTLSGLRRRGYTPESIRNFCDRIGVAKRDSMVDVALLEHSVREDLNKRAPRVMAVLQPLKVVIENYPEDQEEMLEAVNNPEDAGMGTRMLPFSRVLYIEQEDFREDPPKKYFRLAPGREVRLRYAYFITCTRVVKDEKTGRIVELYCTYDPATKGGDAPDGRKVKATLHWVSAAHAHTAEVRLYDRLFLNENPTDKKESPDFKASLNPNSLEVLTDCRVEPGLADAAPGSRYQFERLGYFCVDPIDSGNNRLVFNRTVSLRDTWAKIEQRQK
- the amrB gene encoding AmmeMemoRadiSam system protein B, giving the protein MKARKAMFAGSWYPDSADACEREIASFINKAKGPVADDKRLVGGIVPHAGWYFSGSIACNVIHRLRQEPLPDVIVVFGMHLHPASPRYMMTEGAWETPFGDLPIATELARELSKRFKFKIETADHFSRDNTIELQLPFIRYFFENAAIVPMGVPPVKESLEVARAVVEIAAGLDLKLKILGSTDLTHYGMNYGFSPKGVGASAVNWVRDENDKRILDAMLAMDPERLIGEALESQNACCAGAAGAAIAAAKTLGAKAAETIAYATSYDKSPGDSFVGYAGVIF
- a CDS encoding thioesterase family protein; translated protein: MNQPHAFSTNIDVRFRDLDALGHVNNAVFFTYFEEGRKNFFQKHFTLSGPTGFGFILAHISCDYLKPVRMTDRLKLHISVGGIKNKSFTFTYKLADRKDDSIVFATGESIQVCYDYSLNKSVPVPPDFKEKLLAFQQR
- the nifU gene encoding Fe-S cluster assembly protein NifU, whose amino-acid sequence is MWEYTDKVKDHFLNPRNVGEIENPDGVGEIGSLACGDALKLYFKLDENKRISEAKFQTFGCASAIASSSALTEMVIGLTLEEAAKITNEDIATYLGGLPKEKMHCSVMGRDALEQAISDYRGQKTEIKEGRIICECFGVTDLEIERAVRENNLKTIEDVTAYVKAGGGCGNCHDNIQEIIDAVQGKALPKKPQPARLTNIQKIKLIEETLEREIRPALKKDGGDIELIDVNGNHVLVKLRGTCAACKASQVTLKHYVESKLRELVTPEIVVEEV
- the nifS gene encoding cysteine desulfurase NifS, with translation MKTVYVDNNATTRVAPQVLEAMLPFFSENYGNPSSMHSFGGDVAKKIKVARTSVADLIGAAPEEIVFTSCGTESDSTAIRAAIHSNPEKRHIITTRVEHPAVKNLCEHLAKNGYRLTVVPVDCDGRLDTDALVKNLSDDTAVVSVMWANNESGVIFPIEEISQAVKERNIVFHTDAVQAVGKIPINVNRTGVDMLSLSGHKVHAPKGIGVLYVRKGTKFSPFLIGGHQESGRRGGTENVPAIIGLGKASELAAEHIDEENTRVKGLRDKLETEILKRIPHVIVNGDRDHRLPNTTSIGFEYIEGEAILLMMDALGICASSGSACTSGSLEPSHVLRAMGVPFTSAHGSIRFSLSIYNTEEEIDYIIEKMPPIIARLRQMSPFWQDFIKKQPAAVE